From a single Oreochromis niloticus isolate F11D_XX linkage group LG3, O_niloticus_UMD_NMBU, whole genome shotgun sequence genomic region:
- the LOC100695789 gene encoding putative C-type lectin domain family 20 member A isoform X2, giving the protein MEKKMFGIFLFSGLCHFTFSYQRPLYHFINDPKDWLTAQQYCRDTYTDLATITDEQDLEDLAGLVGSGGPLVYLGLYRDWGWSVSENDDYKEGEPAYWNWASGEPSVQSCASMSATGGWYATPCNSTLSFFCYTALATDVSKRFVLITNPMDWLSAQSYCRSKHTDLARVRNQQENDLLQAMVTNQQVWIGLTRMSWRWSDGSEPSFIPWRLSVLTSAQLSDCGVLEVSSNPLGMVQRSYAEKQPFICYTAPRKKTLVQMQLNADVDMTDPGLRESVLKWVKNNLGGTSDDLNVSWWKPPEKKYLLKHQKCPP; this is encoded by the exons ATGGAGAAGAAGATGTTCGGCATCTTTCTATTCTCCG GTCTGTGCCATTTCACCTTCTCTTACCAACGTCCTCTGTACCACTTTATCAACGACCCTAAAGACTGGCTCACTGCCCAGCAGTACTGTAGAGATACATACACTGATTTGGCAACCATAACTGATGAGCAGGACTTGGAGGATTTAGCAGGTCTTGTGGGGTCTGGTGGTCCCTTGGTGTACTTAGGTTTGTACAGAGATTGGGGCTGGTCAGTGTCTGAAAATGATGACTACAAAGAAGGAGAACCTGCGTACTGGAACTGGGCAAGTGGTGAGCCCAGTGTTCAGTCCTGTGCAAGCATGTCAGCAACAGGGGGATGGTATGCTACACCGTGCAACTCCACTTTGAGCTTCTTCTGCTACACTG caCTTGCCACTGACGTTTCTAAAAGGTTTGTCCTGATCACCAACCCCATGGACTGGCTCTCTGCTCAGAGCTACTGCAGGTCTAAGCACACAGATCTGGCCCGAGTGCGGAACCAGCAGGAAAATGACCTGCTGCAAGCCATGGTGACAAACCAGCAGGTGTGGATCGGCCTGACCAGGATGTCCTGGAGGTGGTCTGATGGAAGCGAACCCTCGTTCATACCCTGGAGACTCTCGGTGTTAACGTCAGCTCAGCTCAGCGATTGTGGTGTGCTTGAGGTCAGCAGCAATCCTCTTGGGATGGTCCAAAGGAGCTATGCTGAAAAACAGCCCTTTATTTGCTACACCG CTCCTCGGAAGAAGACCTTGGTGCAAATGCAGCTCAATGCTGATGTGGACATGACAGACCCGGGTTTGAGGGAGTCCGTCTTGAAATGG GTTAAAAATAACCTGGGCGGTACATCTGATGACCTAAATGTGAGCTGGTGGAAACCTCCAGAAAAGAAATACCTCTTAAAGCATCAGAAATGCCCCCCATAG
- the LOC100695789 gene encoding putative C-type lectin domain family 20 member A isoform X1: protein MDVERIKVVIQKLFVGFLKSLSLHTGLCHFTFSYQRPLYHFINDPKDWLTAQQYCRDTYTDLATITDEQDLEDLAGLVGSGGPLVYLGLYRDWGWSVSENDDYKEGEPAYWNWASGEPSVQSCASMSATGGWYATPCNSTLSFFCYTALATDVSKRFVLITNPMDWLSAQSYCRSKHTDLARVRNQQENDLLQAMVTNQQVWIGLTRMSWRWSDGSEPSFIPWRLSVLTSAQLSDCGVLEVSSNPLGMVQRSYAEKQPFICYTAPRKKTLVQMQLNADVDMTDPGLRESVLKWVKNNLGGTSDDLNVSWWKPPEKKYLLKHQKCPP, encoded by the exons ATGGATGTAGAACGCATAAAAGTTGTGATACaaaagctttttgttggttttttaaaatctttgtcATTACACACAGGTCTGTGCCATTTCACCTTCTCTTACCAACGTCCTCTGTACCACTTTATCAACGACCCTAAAGACTGGCTCACTGCCCAGCAGTACTGTAGAGATACATACACTGATTTGGCAACCATAACTGATGAGCAGGACTTGGAGGATTTAGCAGGTCTTGTGGGGTCTGGTGGTCCCTTGGTGTACTTAGGTTTGTACAGAGATTGGGGCTGGTCAGTGTCTGAAAATGATGACTACAAAGAAGGAGAACCTGCGTACTGGAACTGGGCAAGTGGTGAGCCCAGTGTTCAGTCCTGTGCAAGCATGTCAGCAACAGGGGGATGGTATGCTACACCGTGCAACTCCACTTTGAGCTTCTTCTGCTACACTG caCTTGCCACTGACGTTTCTAAAAGGTTTGTCCTGATCACCAACCCCATGGACTGGCTCTCTGCTCAGAGCTACTGCAGGTCTAAGCACACAGATCTGGCCCGAGTGCGGAACCAGCAGGAAAATGACCTGCTGCAAGCCATGGTGACAAACCAGCAGGTGTGGATCGGCCTGACCAGGATGTCCTGGAGGTGGTCTGATGGAAGCGAACCCTCGTTCATACCCTGGAGACTCTCGGTGTTAACGTCAGCTCAGCTCAGCGATTGTGGTGTGCTTGAGGTCAGCAGCAATCCTCTTGGGATGGTCCAAAGGAGCTATGCTGAAAAACAGCCCTTTATTTGCTACACCG CTCCTCGGAAGAAGACCTTGGTGCAAATGCAGCTCAATGCTGATGTGGACATGACAGACCCGGGTTTGAGGGAGTCCGTCTTGAAATGG GTTAAAAATAACCTGGGCGGTACATCTGATGACCTAAATGTGAGCTGGTGGAAACCTCCAGAAAAGAAATACCTCTTAAAGCATCAGAAATGCCCCCCATAG